One segment of Deltaproteobacteria bacterium DNA contains the following:
- the rodA gene encoding rod shape-determining protein RodA, with protein sequence MFDRRLFFHISWALLGLTAVLFFVGALNLYSASTLRVSEGLAVDDYFSKQMLWGAVSALAMAVVLLVDYRHFKAISWPLYAMALALLVGVALFGKIIYGAKRWLDFGLFNLQPTEMVKIAVLILGARILASIEGRLGWFNLIKALMIGLIPAMLIVKQPDLGSSLNVLLILGGMILFKGLRPAVLRTLLITIPCILPFGWFFLHDYQKQRILTFLDPGNDPLGSGYHIIQSQIAIGSGGFWGKGFLGGTQSQLRFLPEKHTDFAFAVFGEEWGFVGSMVLLGLFCAFLYQIYATAMEAKEEFGGLLAAGVFFYFFWQILINMGMVLGIMPVVGIPLPFISYGGSSSLVNFCMIGVVLNVSMRRFVFKT encoded by the coding sequence ATGTTTGATCGCCGTCTTTTTTTTCATATCAGTTGGGCACTTCTCGGATTGACCGCAGTCCTTTTTTTTGTTGGCGCGTTGAACCTGTATTCGGCCAGCACGTTGCGTGTTTCCGAGGGCTTGGCTGTCGATGATTATTTCAGCAAGCAAATGTTGTGGGGGGCGGTCAGTGCCCTGGCCATGGCCGTGGTCTTGCTGGTCGACTACCGCCACTTCAAGGCGATTTCCTGGCCGCTGTATGCGATGGCGCTGGCTTTGCTGGTTGGCGTCGCTCTTTTCGGAAAGATTATATATGGCGCGAAGCGCTGGCTTGACTTCGGACTTTTTAATCTCCAGCCCACGGAAATGGTCAAGATCGCCGTTTTGATCCTTGGGGCGCGGATTTTGGCCAGCATCGAAGGCCGACTCGGCTGGTTCAATTTGATCAAGGCACTGATGATTGGGCTCATCCCCGCCATGCTTATTGTCAAACAGCCCGATTTGGGATCATCCTTGAACGTGCTGTTGATTTTGGGTGGCATGATTTTGTTCAAGGGGCTGCGACCGGCTGTCTTGAGGACCTTGTTGATCACGATCCCTTGTATCCTGCCTTTTGGGTGGTTTTTTCTCCACGATTATCAAAAACAACGTATTTTGACTTTTTTGGATCCGGGCAATGACCCCCTGGGCTCGGGCTACCACATTATCCAATCCCAGATCGCCATTGGTTCCGGCGGGTTTTGGGGCAAGGGATTTCTCGGGGGGACACAAAGCCAACTTCGGTTCCTGCCGGAAAAGCACACGGATTTCGCGTTTGCCGTTTTTGGGGAGGAATGGGGTTTTGTCGGGTCCATGGTGCTGCTGGGGCTTTTCTGTGCTTTTTTATATCAAATTTATGCCACGGCCATGGAAGCCAAGGAAGAGTTCGGAGGGTTGCTCGCGGCCGGCGTGTTTTTCTATTTTTTTTGGCAAATTCTCATCAATATGGGCATGGTCCTCGGGATCATGCCGGTGGTGGGGATCCCATTACCGTTTATTAGTTATGGCGGTAGTTCTTCCCTGGTGAATTTTTGCATGATTGGCGTTGTGTTGAACGTGAGCATGCGCCGTTTTGTGTTCAAGACCTGA